In Hypomesus transpacificus isolate Combined female chromosome 25, fHypTra1, whole genome shotgun sequence, one DNA window encodes the following:
- the aco1 gene encoding cytoplasmic aconitate hydratase isoform X1, producing MTNPFAHLVEDLDPSHPEHKFYNLSKLGDPRYERLPFSIRVLLESAVRNCDEFLVKPADVESILNWKQTQSQSVEVPFRPARVILQDFTGVPAVVDFAAMRDAVKKLGGDPERINPVCPADLVIDHSIQVDFNRNSNSTSRSDSLQKNQDLEFDRNRERFEFLKWGSNAFKNMRIIPPGSGIVHQVNLEYLARVVFQQDGFYYPDSLVGTDSHTTMIDGLGVLGWGVGGIEAEAVMLGQPISMVLPEVIGYRLFGSPNKLITSTDIVLTVTKHLRQVGVVGKFVEFFGPGVGQLSIADRATIANMCPEYGATAAFFPVDDVSVQYLEQTGRDAEKLAYISSYLKAVGMFRDYNNESQDPEFTQVFELDLSSVVPCCSGPKRPQDRVAVSDMKTDFESCLGAKQGFKGFQVAAESHEAVVPFQFKDKEYSLSHGSVVIAAITSCTNTSNPSVMLGAGLLAKKAIECGLSVKPYIKTSLSPGSGVVTYYLKESGVMDYLSQLGFEVVGYGCMTCIGNSGPLPEPVVEAITQGDLVAAGVLSGNRNFEGRVHPNTRANYLASPPLVIAYAIAGTVRIDFDKEPIAMNKEGKEVFLRDIWPSRQEIQAVEREFVIPSMFKEVYEKIEKVNERWNALDAPSDKLYPWDPRSTYIKSPPFFHGLTKELASIKSITDAHVLLNFGDSVTTDHISPAGNIARTSPAARYLTTRGLNPRDFNSYGSRRGNDAVMARGTFANIRLFNKFVNKQAPRTLHIPSGEMLDVFDAAEKYKETGTPLLILAGKEYGSGSSRDWAAKGPFLLGVKAVLAESYERIHRSNLVGMGVIPLEYLPGDTADSLGLTGKERYTVVFPEKPIPRMTVTVKLDTGKTFQVRMRFDTDVEMTYFHHGGILNYMIRKMSAD from the exons ATGACTAACCCTTTTGCCCACCTCGTTGAGGATCTAGACCCAAGTCACCCAGAACACAAGTTCTACAACCTCTCAAAACTTGGAGACCCCAGATATG AGCGTCTCCCGTTCTCCATCCGCGTGCTGCTGGAGTCTGCCGTCAGGAACTGTGACGAGTTCCTGGTGAAGCCGGCGGACGTGGAGAGCATCCTGAACTGGAAGCAGACCCAGAGCCAGAGCGTGGAGGTGCCGTTCAGACCCGCCCGCGTCATCCTGCAGGACTTCAC TGGAGTCCCTGCAGTGGTGGACTTTGCTGCCATGCGGGATGCAGTGAAGAAACTGGGAGGGGATCCAGAGAGGATCAACCCTGTCTGTCCAGCTGACCTGGTCATCGATCATTCCATTCAGGTGGACTTCAACAGAAA TTCTAATTCAACCTCAAGGTCGGATAGCCTCCAGAAAAACCAGGACTTGGAATTTGACAGAAACCGAGAGCGGTTTGAGTTCCTGAAG TGGGGCTCTAATGCGTTCAAGAACATGCGAATCATCCCCCCTGGTTCTGGGATCGTGCACCAGGTCAACCTGGAGTACCTGGCCAGGGTGGTGTTCCAGCAGGATGGCTTCTACTACCCTGACAGCCTGGTGGGCACAGACTCCCACACCACCATGATCGATGGGCTGGGTGTGCTGGGCTGGG GAGTCGGTGGCATCGAGGCAGAAGCTGTAATGCTTGGCCAGCCCATCAGCATGGTACTCCCTGAGGTGATTGGCTATCGGCTATTTGGAAGCCCAAACAAGCTGATTACCTCCACGGATATTGTTCTCACTGTCACCAAG CACCTGCGCCAGGTAGGCGTGGTGGGGAAGTTTGTGGAGTTTTTCGGCCCGGGCGTGGGCCAGCTGTCCATCGCCGACAGAGCCACCATCGCCAACATGTGTCCCGAGTACGGAGCCACGGCCGCCTTCTTCCCCGTGGACGACGTCAGCGTCCAGTACCTGGAGCAGACGG GGCGAGATGCTGAGAAGCTGGCCTACATCAGCAGCTATCTGAAGGCCGTGGGCATGTTCCGAGACTACAACAACGAATCGCAGGACCCAGAGTTCACACAG GTGTTTGAGCTGGACCTGAGCTCGGTGGTTCCCTGCTGTAGCGGTCCCAAGAGGCCGCAGGACAGGGTGGCTGTGTCCGACATGAAGACAGACTTTGAGTCCTGCCTGGGGGCCAAG CAAGGCTTTAAGGGCTTCCAGGTGGCTGCAGAGAGCCACGAGGCAGTGGTTCCCTTCCAGTTTAAAGACAAAGAGTACTCCCTCTCCCACGGGTCTGTGGTCATCGCAGCCATCACCAGCTGCACCAACACCAGCAACCCCTCGGTCATGCTGGGGGCCG GGCTGCTGGCTAAGAAGGCCATAGAATGTGGGCTGAGCGTGAAGCCGTACATCAAAACCAGCTTGTCGCCGGGCAGCGGGGTGGTCACCTACTACCTGAAGGAGAGTGGAGTGATGGACTACCTCTCCCAGCTTGG GTTTGAGGTGGTTGGCTATGGCTGTATGACGTGTATAGGAAACAGTGGACCTCTCCCAGAACCTGTGGTAGAGGCTATCACTCAG GGAGATCTTGTTGCGGCTGGCGTCCTATCAGGCAACAGGAACTTTGAGGGGCGGGTCCACCCTAATACCAGAGCAAATTATTTGGCCTCTCCGCCTCTAGTCATTGCGTACGCCATCGCTGGTACTGTGAGGATCGATTTTGATAAAGAACCCATCG CTATGAACAAAGAAGGGAAGGAGGTCTTCCTGAGGGACATCTGGCCCTCGAGACAGGAGATCCAGGCCGTCGAGCGGGAGTTTGTCATTCCATCCATGTTTAAAGAAGTCTACGAGAAGATCGAG AAGGTGAATGAACGCTGGAACGCCCTGGACGCCCCCTCGGACAAGTTGTACCCCTGGGACCCCAGGTCCACCTATATCAAGTCCCCCCCTTTCTTCCATGGCCTG ACCAAGGAGCTGGCTTCCATCAAATCTATAACCGACGCCCACGTGCTGCTGAACTTTGGGGACTCCGTGACCACGGACCACATCTCTCCTGCGGGGAACATTGCCCGAACGAGCCCTGCAGCCCGCTACCTGACCACCAGGGG actGAACCCACGAGACTTCAACTCCTACGGCTCTCGCCGTGGCAACGATGCCGTGATGGCCCGGGGCACGTTCGCCAACATCCGTCTCTTCAACAAGTTCGTCAACAAGCAAGCACCACGCACCCTGCACATCCCCTCTGGAGAGATG CTGGACGTGTTTGACGCTGCCGAGAAGTACAAGGAGACCGGCACCCCTCTGCTCATCCTGGCGGGGAAGGAGTACGGCTCGGGCAGCTCCAGAGACTGGGCCGCCAAAGGCCCCTTCCTGCTG GGTGTGAAGGCCGTCCTGGCGGAGAGCTATGAGAGGATCCACCGCAGCAACCTGGTGGGCATGGGGGTCATCCCCCTGGAGTACCTGCCCGGAGACACTGCAGACAGCCTGGGACTGACCGGCAAGGAGCGCTACACCGTGGTCTTCCCCGAGAAGCCCATCCCCAGGATGACAGTCACTGTTAAG CTCGACACCGGCAAAACATTCCAGGTCCGGATGAGGTTTGACACAGATGTAGAGATGACGTACTTCCACCATGGAGGCATCCTGAACTACATGATCCGCAAGATGTCCGCCGACTAG
- the aco1 gene encoding cytoplasmic aconitate hydratase isoform X2: MTNPFAHLVEDLDPSHPEHKFYNLSKLGDPRYERLPFSIRVLLESAVRNCDEFLVKPADVESILNWKQTQSQSVEVPFRPARVILQDFTGVPAVVDFAAMRDAVKKLGGDPERINPVCPADLVIDHSIQVDFNRKSDSLQKNQDLEFDRNRERFEFLKWGSNAFKNMRIIPPGSGIVHQVNLEYLARVVFQQDGFYYPDSLVGTDSHTTMIDGLGVLGWGVGGIEAEAVMLGQPISMVLPEVIGYRLFGSPNKLITSTDIVLTVTKHLRQVGVVGKFVEFFGPGVGQLSIADRATIANMCPEYGATAAFFPVDDVSVQYLEQTGRDAEKLAYISSYLKAVGMFRDYNNESQDPEFTQVFELDLSSVVPCCSGPKRPQDRVAVSDMKTDFESCLGAKQGFKGFQVAAESHEAVVPFQFKDKEYSLSHGSVVIAAITSCTNTSNPSVMLGAGLLAKKAIECGLSVKPYIKTSLSPGSGVVTYYLKESGVMDYLSQLGFEVVGYGCMTCIGNSGPLPEPVVEAITQGDLVAAGVLSGNRNFEGRVHPNTRANYLASPPLVIAYAIAGTVRIDFDKEPIAMNKEGKEVFLRDIWPSRQEIQAVEREFVIPSMFKEVYEKIEKVNERWNALDAPSDKLYPWDPRSTYIKSPPFFHGLTKELASIKSITDAHVLLNFGDSVTTDHISPAGNIARTSPAARYLTTRGLNPRDFNSYGSRRGNDAVMARGTFANIRLFNKFVNKQAPRTLHIPSGEMLDVFDAAEKYKETGTPLLILAGKEYGSGSSRDWAAKGPFLLGVKAVLAESYERIHRSNLVGMGVIPLEYLPGDTADSLGLTGKERYTVVFPEKPIPRMTVTVKLDTGKTFQVRMRFDTDVEMTYFHHGGILNYMIRKMSAD; encoded by the exons ATGACTAACCCTTTTGCCCACCTCGTTGAGGATCTAGACCCAAGTCACCCAGAACACAAGTTCTACAACCTCTCAAAACTTGGAGACCCCAGATATG AGCGTCTCCCGTTCTCCATCCGCGTGCTGCTGGAGTCTGCCGTCAGGAACTGTGACGAGTTCCTGGTGAAGCCGGCGGACGTGGAGAGCATCCTGAACTGGAAGCAGACCCAGAGCCAGAGCGTGGAGGTGCCGTTCAGACCCGCCCGCGTCATCCTGCAGGACTTCAC TGGAGTCCCTGCAGTGGTGGACTTTGCTGCCATGCGGGATGCAGTGAAGAAACTGGGAGGGGATCCAGAGAGGATCAACCCTGTCTGTCCAGCTGACCTGGTCATCGATCATTCCATTCAGGTGGACTTCAACAGAAA GTCGGATAGCCTCCAGAAAAACCAGGACTTGGAATTTGACAGAAACCGAGAGCGGTTTGAGTTCCTGAAG TGGGGCTCTAATGCGTTCAAGAACATGCGAATCATCCCCCCTGGTTCTGGGATCGTGCACCAGGTCAACCTGGAGTACCTGGCCAGGGTGGTGTTCCAGCAGGATGGCTTCTACTACCCTGACAGCCTGGTGGGCACAGACTCCCACACCACCATGATCGATGGGCTGGGTGTGCTGGGCTGGG GAGTCGGTGGCATCGAGGCAGAAGCTGTAATGCTTGGCCAGCCCATCAGCATGGTACTCCCTGAGGTGATTGGCTATCGGCTATTTGGAAGCCCAAACAAGCTGATTACCTCCACGGATATTGTTCTCACTGTCACCAAG CACCTGCGCCAGGTAGGCGTGGTGGGGAAGTTTGTGGAGTTTTTCGGCCCGGGCGTGGGCCAGCTGTCCATCGCCGACAGAGCCACCATCGCCAACATGTGTCCCGAGTACGGAGCCACGGCCGCCTTCTTCCCCGTGGACGACGTCAGCGTCCAGTACCTGGAGCAGACGG GGCGAGATGCTGAGAAGCTGGCCTACATCAGCAGCTATCTGAAGGCCGTGGGCATGTTCCGAGACTACAACAACGAATCGCAGGACCCAGAGTTCACACAG GTGTTTGAGCTGGACCTGAGCTCGGTGGTTCCCTGCTGTAGCGGTCCCAAGAGGCCGCAGGACAGGGTGGCTGTGTCCGACATGAAGACAGACTTTGAGTCCTGCCTGGGGGCCAAG CAAGGCTTTAAGGGCTTCCAGGTGGCTGCAGAGAGCCACGAGGCAGTGGTTCCCTTCCAGTTTAAAGACAAAGAGTACTCCCTCTCCCACGGGTCTGTGGTCATCGCAGCCATCACCAGCTGCACCAACACCAGCAACCCCTCGGTCATGCTGGGGGCCG GGCTGCTGGCTAAGAAGGCCATAGAATGTGGGCTGAGCGTGAAGCCGTACATCAAAACCAGCTTGTCGCCGGGCAGCGGGGTGGTCACCTACTACCTGAAGGAGAGTGGAGTGATGGACTACCTCTCCCAGCTTGG GTTTGAGGTGGTTGGCTATGGCTGTATGACGTGTATAGGAAACAGTGGACCTCTCCCAGAACCTGTGGTAGAGGCTATCACTCAG GGAGATCTTGTTGCGGCTGGCGTCCTATCAGGCAACAGGAACTTTGAGGGGCGGGTCCACCCTAATACCAGAGCAAATTATTTGGCCTCTCCGCCTCTAGTCATTGCGTACGCCATCGCTGGTACTGTGAGGATCGATTTTGATAAAGAACCCATCG CTATGAACAAAGAAGGGAAGGAGGTCTTCCTGAGGGACATCTGGCCCTCGAGACAGGAGATCCAGGCCGTCGAGCGGGAGTTTGTCATTCCATCCATGTTTAAAGAAGTCTACGAGAAGATCGAG AAGGTGAATGAACGCTGGAACGCCCTGGACGCCCCCTCGGACAAGTTGTACCCCTGGGACCCCAGGTCCACCTATATCAAGTCCCCCCCTTTCTTCCATGGCCTG ACCAAGGAGCTGGCTTCCATCAAATCTATAACCGACGCCCACGTGCTGCTGAACTTTGGGGACTCCGTGACCACGGACCACATCTCTCCTGCGGGGAACATTGCCCGAACGAGCCCTGCAGCCCGCTACCTGACCACCAGGGG actGAACCCACGAGACTTCAACTCCTACGGCTCTCGCCGTGGCAACGATGCCGTGATGGCCCGGGGCACGTTCGCCAACATCCGTCTCTTCAACAAGTTCGTCAACAAGCAAGCACCACGCACCCTGCACATCCCCTCTGGAGAGATG CTGGACGTGTTTGACGCTGCCGAGAAGTACAAGGAGACCGGCACCCCTCTGCTCATCCTGGCGGGGAAGGAGTACGGCTCGGGCAGCTCCAGAGACTGGGCCGCCAAAGGCCCCTTCCTGCTG GGTGTGAAGGCCGTCCTGGCGGAGAGCTATGAGAGGATCCACCGCAGCAACCTGGTGGGCATGGGGGTCATCCCCCTGGAGTACCTGCCCGGAGACACTGCAGACAGCCTGGGACTGACCGGCAAGGAGCGCTACACCGTGGTCTTCCCCGAGAAGCCCATCCCCAGGATGACAGTCACTGTTAAG CTCGACACCGGCAAAACATTCCAGGTCCGGATGAGGTTTGACACAGATGTAGAGATGACGTACTTCCACCATGGAGGCATCCTGAACTACATGATCCGCAAGATGTCCGCCGACTAG